Proteins found in one Vagococcus carniphilus genomic segment:
- the adhE gene encoding bifunctional acetaldehyde-CoA/alcohol dehydrogenase produces the protein MVKTKDKKVEVKENNVAQMIDELVVKGNVALKEMKAFDQEKVDHIVHQMAMAALNEHMPLAKMAVEETGRGIYEDKAIKNMFASESIWNNIKYDKTVGVINEDKQKQIIEIADPVGVVCGVTPTTNPTSTTIFKAMISIKTRNPIIFAFHPSAQKCSAEAARIVRDAAIQAGAPENCVQWIEQPSIEATNGLMNHEGVAIVLATGGAGMVKAAYSTGKPALGVGPGNTPSYVEKSAKIKRAVNDLIASKSFDNGMICASEQGVIVDKEIYDTVKAEFEAHQVYIVKPNELAKLEKAVMNEAKTAVNPNIVGHSAVSIAKDAGIKVPEGTKILIAELEDAGEDYPLSREKLSPVLAMFKANSREHGLELCEKMLKLGGEGHTAVLHSEDEDLHIEFGLRMNACRILINSPAAQGGIGDIYNEMIPSLTLGCGSYGKNSVSKNVTAINLINTKTVTKRRNNMQWFKLPEKIYFELNSLQYLQKMEGLERVFIVCDPGMVQFGYAQKVIDELNKRNNKVTYEIFSDVEPNPSTNTVYAGTDMINNFKPDTIIAIGGGSAIDAAKGMWLFYEHPETEFFGAKQKFLDIRKRTYKMEAAKKSKMVCIPTTSGTGAEVTPFAVITDSETHVKYPLADYALTPDVAIIDPQFVMSVPASVTADTGMDVLTHAIESYVSVMASDYTRGLSLQAIRLVFDYLEDSVKNPNLENREKMHNASTMAGMAFANAFLGICHSIAHKIGGEYGIPHGRTNAILLPHIIRYNAKDPSKHALFPKYDYFRADTDYADIARFLGLKGNTTAELVEALATEVDALGKRVGIDMNLKAQGLSQETLDSTVDRMAELAYEDQCTTANPKEPLISELKQIIVDSYEGN, from the coding sequence ATGGTTAAGACAAAAGATAAAAAAGTTGAAGTAAAAGAAAATAATGTAGCACAAATGATTGACGAGTTAGTTGTAAAAGGAAATGTGGCATTAAAAGAAATGAAAGCTTTTGATCAAGAAAAAGTTGACCACATTGTTCATCAAATGGCAATGGCAGCATTAAACGAACACATGCCTTTAGCGAAAATGGCAGTTGAAGAAACTGGCCGTGGTATTTACGAAGATAAAGCAATTAAAAATATGTTTGCATCAGAAAGTATTTGGAATAATATCAAATATGATAAGACAGTTGGTGTAATCAATGAAGATAAACAAAAACAAATTATTGAAATCGCAGACCCAGTTGGAGTGGTTTGTGGGGTAACACCGACAACAAACCCGACATCAACAACTATTTTTAAAGCAATGATTTCAATTAAAACACGTAACCCAATTATTTTTGCTTTCCATCCAAGCGCGCAAAAATGTTCAGCAGAAGCAGCTCGTATTGTAAGAGATGCAGCGATTCAAGCAGGAGCACCTGAAAATTGTGTTCAATGGATCGAACAACCATCAATTGAAGCAACAAATGGTTTAATGAACCATGAAGGAGTTGCTATTGTTTTAGCAACAGGTGGAGCAGGTATGGTAAAAGCAGCTTACTCTACAGGAAAACCAGCATTAGGTGTTGGACCTGGTAATACACCTTCTTATGTTGAAAAATCTGCTAAAATCAAACGTGCAGTAAACGATTTAATTGCTTCTAAATCATTTGATAACGGAATGATTTGTGCGTCTGAACAAGGTGTTATTGTTGATAAAGAAATTTATGATACAGTAAAAGCTGAATTTGAAGCACATCAAGTTTACATTGTGAAACCAAATGAATTAGCTAAATTAGAAAAAGCAGTTATGAATGAAGCTAAAACAGCTGTTAATCCTAATATTGTTGGTCATTCAGCAGTTTCAATCGCAAAAGATGCTGGAATCAAAGTACCAGAAGGAACAAAAATTCTAATCGCTGAATTAGAAGATGCTGGTGAAGATTACCCATTATCAAGAGAAAAATTATCTCCAGTTTTAGCAATGTTTAAAGCTAACAGTCGTGAGCATGGTTTAGAATTATGTGAGAAAATGTTAAAACTTGGTGGAGAAGGACATACAGCTGTATTACATTCAGAAGATGAAGATTTACATATCGAGTTTGGCTTAAGAATGAATGCTTGTCGTATCTTAATCAATTCACCAGCAGCTCAAGGTGGTATTGGTGATATCTACAATGAAATGATTCCTTCATTAACACTGGGTTGTGGATCTTATGGTAAAAACTCAGTATCTAAAAACGTTACAGCTATTAACTTAATTAATACAAAAACAGTAACGAAACGGAGAAATAATATGCAATGGTTTAAACTTCCAGAAAAAATTTATTTTGAATTAAATTCATTACAATACTTACAAAAAATGGAAGGTCTAGAACGCGTATTTATCGTTTGTGACCCAGGTATGGTTCAATTTGGTTACGCACAAAAAGTTATTGATGAGTTAAACAAACGCAATAACAAAGTAACTTACGAAATTTTCTCAGACGTAGAACCTAACCCTTCAACTAACACTGTTTATGCTGGAACAGATATGATTAATAATTTCAAACCTGATACAATCATTGCTATTGGTGGTGGTTCTGCTATCGATGCGGCTAAAGGTATGTGGTTATTCTACGAACATCCAGAAACAGAATTCTTTGGAGCTAAACAAAAATTCTTAGATATTAGAAAACGTACTTATAAAATGGAAGCTGCTAAAAAATCTAAAATGGTTTGTATTCCAACAACATCTGGTACAGGTGCTGAAGTAACACCGTTTGCAGTTATTACAGATAGCGAAACACACGTTAAATATCCATTAGCAGATTATGCTTTAACACCAGACGTGGCAATTATTGACCCACAATTTGTTATGAGTGTTCCAGCAAGTGTTACAGCTGATACAGGAATGGACGTTTTAACTCATGCAATTGAGTCATATGTTTCAGTTATGGCTTCTGATTATACACGTGGTTTAAGTTTACAGGCTATCCGTTTAGTATTTGATTACTTAGAAGATTCAGTAAAAAATCCTAATTTAGAAAACAGAGAGAAAATGCATAATGCATCAACTATGGCTGGTATGGCATTTGCCAATGCTTTCCTAGGAATTTGTCACTCAATCGCTCACAAAATCGGTGGAGAATATGGTATTCCTCATGGTCGTACAAATGCTATTCTTTTACCACATATTATCCGTTACAATGCAAAAGATCCTTCAAAACACGCATTGTTCCCTAAATATGATTACTTTAGAGCAGATACTGATTATGCTGATATCGCACGTTTCTTAGGTCTTAAAGGAAACACAACAGCTGAATTAGTTGAAGCATTAGCGACTGAAGTTGATGCTTTAGGAAAACGAGTTGGTATTGATATGAACCTTAAAGCACAAGGCTTATCACAAGAAACATTGGATAGTACAGTAGACCGTATGGCTGAACTTGCATATGAAGATCAATGTACAACAGCAAACCCTAAAGAACCATTAATCAGTGAATTAAAACAAATCATTGTTGATTCTTACGAAGGTAATTAA
- a CDS encoding CatB-related O-acetyltransferase codes for MEKNNYKNWSETKYLEDIVTNPLITVGKKSYYSGFYENNNFENGCVRYLWGDSSTRDLFNPEEDFGWELDRLEIGNYVCIASGVTILLGGNHNHHPDWITVYPFADHVKESFLPKGDTVIKSDAWIGMGATIMPGVTIGEGAIIAAGSMVLKDVPPYTVVGGNPAKEIKKRFSEEEIDLLLELRWFDWTEEEIKESEPILMSQDIHKLYEYYQQHIK; via the coding sequence ATGGAAAAAAATAATTATAAAAATTGGTCAGAGACAAAATATCTTGAGGATATCGTAACAAATCCTTTAATTACAGTAGGGAAAAAATCTTATTATTCTGGATTTTATGAAAATAATAATTTTGAAAATGGATGTGTTAGATATCTTTGGGGGGATAGTAGTACAAGAGATTTATTTAACCCAGAGGAAGATTTTGGTTGGGAATTAGATCGACTAGAAATCGGTAATTATGTCTGTATTGCAAGTGGCGTGACAATTCTACTTGGTGGTAATCATAATCATCATCCAGATTGGATAACCGTGTATCCATTTGCAGATCACGTGAAAGAATCATTTCTTCCTAAAGGAGATACTGTCATCAAAAGTGATGCATGGATTGGAATGGGTGCAACGATTATGCCTGGCGTTACAATTGGAGAAGGGGCTATTATTGCAGCAGGATCAATGGTCTTAAAGGATGTTCCACCTTATACAGTTGTAGGAGGTAACCCTGCGAAAGAAATAAAGAAACGATTTTCCGAAGAAGAAATTGATTTATTACTAGAATTACGTTGGTTTGATTGGACTGAAGAAGAAATTAAAGAGTCTGAACCAATTTTAATGAGCCAAGATATTCATAAATTGTATGAATACTATCAACAACATATAAAATAA
- a CDS encoding M3 family oligoendopeptidase, whose product MKYSITWDLDSLFNGGIDSPELEQRLTLLDQQISDYSDEIAAWNPESDAPAFEAFSNILKIQELVKNGFNQAISFVTAIQSADVNDKKAGTTLASLYSKSTNFENANVLLTKKLTAMADTLWQDLEKTETLNQPGVSFNLNETRELGKRLLSENEENIINQLSTDGFTAWSSHYDTLVAQISIPFTEKDGKTIELSAGQAFNKMMGDADSEVRAELFEKWEEAWSKKAPLFADALNHLDGFRLTANKLHGINNHLQIPLEYNRMKEDTLNAMWGTISKNKQPFVDFLTRKAQLLGKEKMDWQDQDAPIILGSFEEKRYTFDEAADFIIENFNQFSPKMATFAKEAFEKRWIEAEDRPGKRPGGYCTSLPENKESRIFMTYGESINEVSTLAHELGHAYHSHVMWDLPVMSRDYAMNVAETASTFAELIVADATLKQATTDEEKINLIDVKMQNAIAMFMNIHTRFIFENNLHEARKENVLTDEEITELMLNAQKESYCDSLGSYHPHFWASKLHFYMDDVPFYNFPYTFGYLFSLGIYAHAQKQGSSFEDDYIALLRDTASMTTEELAKKHLDVDLTKPDFWQDGIDIIKKDIEEFLTITEKYI is encoded by the coding sequence ATGAAATATTCAATTACATGGGATTTAGATTCACTTTTTAATGGTGGCATTGATTCACCTGAATTAGAACAAAGACTAACTTTACTTGACCAACAAATTTCAGACTATTCTGATGAAATTGCTGCTTGGAATCCGGAGTCAGACGCACCAGCATTTGAAGCTTTTTCTAATATTTTAAAAATACAGGAATTAGTAAAAAATGGCTTTAATCAAGCCATCAGTTTTGTCACTGCTATTCAATCAGCAGATGTTAATGATAAAAAAGCGGGAACAACTTTAGCTAGCCTTTATAGTAAATCAACTAATTTTGAAAACGCTAATGTTTTATTAACTAAGAAATTAACAGCTATGGCTGATACTTTATGGCAAGATTTAGAAAAAACAGAAACTTTAAATCAACCTGGCGTTTCTTTTAATTTAAATGAAACACGTGAACTAGGTAAACGCTTGTTAAGTGAAAACGAGGAAAACATTATCAATCAATTATCAACAGATGGGTTTACGGCTTGGAGTTCTCATTACGATACTTTAGTGGCACAAATTTCAATTCCATTCACAGAAAAAGATGGAAAAACTATTGAACTTTCAGCTGGGCAAGCTTTTAATAAAATGATGGGGGACGCTGACAGCGAAGTTCGTGCCGAGTTATTCGAAAAATGGGAAGAAGCATGGTCTAAAAAAGCTCCTTTATTCGCTGATGCTTTAAACCACTTAGACGGCTTCCGTTTAACAGCTAACAAATTACACGGAATCAATAACCATTTACAAATACCTTTAGAGTATAACCGAATGAAAGAAGATACTCTTAACGCTATGTGGGGAACTATTTCTAAAAACAAACAACCTTTCGTTGACTTTTTAACTCGTAAAGCTCAACTTTTAGGTAAAGAAAAAATGGACTGGCAAGATCAAGATGCGCCTATTATTTTAGGTTCATTCGAAGAAAAACGTTACACATTTGATGAAGCAGCAGACTTTATCATCGAAAACTTCAACCAATTTAGCCCTAAAATGGCAACATTTGCTAAAGAAGCTTTTGAAAAAAGATGGATTGAAGCTGAAGATCGTCCTGGAAAACGTCCAGGTGGTTATTGTACAAGTCTTCCTGAAAATAAAGAATCTCGTATTTTCATGACTTACGGAGAATCAATCAATGAAGTTTCTACTTTAGCTCATGAATTAGGCCATGCTTATCACTCACACGTTATGTGGGACTTACCTGTTATGAGTCGAGATTATGCAATGAACGTTGCTGAAACAGCAAGTACTTTTGCAGAATTAATCGTGGCTGATGCAACTTTAAAACAAGCTACAACAGACGAAGAGAAAATTAACTTAATCGATGTTAAAATGCAAAATGCGATTGCTATGTTTATGAATATTCATACTCGTTTCATCTTTGAAAATAATTTACATGAAGCACGAAAAGAAAATGTTTTAACAGATGAAGAAATAACAGAATTAATGCTTAACGCACAAAAAGAATCTTACTGTGACTCTTTAGGTTCTTATCATCCACATTTCTGGGCAAGTAAATTACACTTTTATATGGATGATGTACCATTTTATAACTTCCCATATACATTTGGTTATTTATTTAGTTTAGGAATTTATGCTCATGCACAAAAACAAGGTAGCTCATTTGAAGATGACTATATTGCTCTTTTACGTGATACAGCTTCAATGACTACTGAAGAACTTGCTAAAAAACATTTAGATGTTGATTTAACAAAACCTGATTTTTGGCAAGACGGTATTGATATCATCAAAAAAGATATCGAAGAGTTCCTAACTATTACAGAAAAATACATTTAA
- a CDS encoding post-transcriptional regulator produces MTKISRTKRWLLKSVVKDWLNNLASNGYQGVTENDVWEYLCEYRWKKSSPETIALIKEDIEKMTPNEFFDYQQMKAMMTNDCQNIDDLM; encoded by the coding sequence ATGACAAAAATAAGTAGAACTAAAAGATGGTTATTAAAATCAGTTGTCAAAGATTGGTTGAATAATTTAGCGAGTAACGGTTATCAAGGAGTGACAGAAAATGATGTCTGGGAATATCTGTGTGAGTATCGTTGGAAAAAAAGTTCTCCAGAAACGATAGCTTTGATAAAAGAAGATATTGAAAAGATGACACCGAATGAATTTTTTGATTACCAACAAATGAAAGCAATGATGACTAATGATTGTCAAAACATAGACGATTTAATGTAA
- the tgt gene encoding tRNA guanosine(34) transglycosylase Tgt: MSEPAIKYRLIKKEKHTGARLGEIITPHGTFPTPMFMPVGTLATVKTMAPEELKDMGAGIILSNTYHLWLRPGEDIVEEAGGLHKFMNWDQGILTDSGGFQVWSLSDMRKIEEEGVHFRNHLNGSKMFLSPEKAIQIQNKLGPDIMMSFDECPPFEQSHDYVKKSIERTSRWAERGLNAHQNADRQGLFGIIQGAGFKDLREQSAKDLVSLDFPGYSIGGLSVGEPKSEMNRVLEFTTPLIPENKPRYLMGVGTADSLIDGVIRGVDMFDCVLPTRIARNGTCMTSQGRLVVKNAQYAKDFRPIDEKCDCYTCRHYSRAYIRHLIKCDETFGIRLTSYHNLYFLLNVMKQVRQAIMDDNLLEFRQTFFEEYGFNEENPKNF; encoded by the coding sequence ATGAGTGAACCAGCGATTAAATATCGTTTAATTAAAAAAGAGAAACACACAGGAGCAAGACTAGGCGAAATTATCACACCTCATGGAACATTTCCAACACCAATGTTTATGCCGGTTGGGACTTTAGCAACAGTTAAAACAATGGCGCCTGAGGAATTAAAAGATATGGGAGCAGGTATTATTTTAAGTAATACCTATCACCTATGGTTACGTCCTGGTGAAGATATTGTAGAAGAAGCAGGCGGCCTGCATAAATTTATGAACTGGGACCAAGGAATACTAACAGATTCAGGTGGTTTTCAAGTTTGGTCACTAAGTGATATGCGAAAAATTGAAGAAGAAGGTGTTCATTTTAGAAATCATTTGAACGGTTCTAAAATGTTCTTATCACCTGAAAAAGCTATTCAAATTCAAAATAAATTAGGACCAGATATCATGATGAGTTTTGATGAATGTCCACCATTTGAGCAAAGTCATGATTATGTTAAAAAATCAATTGAGCGAACATCTCGTTGGGCTGAACGTGGCTTAAACGCCCATCAAAATGCTGATCGTCAAGGCTTATTTGGTATTATTCAAGGGGCTGGATTCAAAGATTTAAGAGAGCAAAGTGCTAAAGATTTAGTTAGTTTAGATTTTCCAGGTTACTCAATTGGTGGGTTATCTGTAGGAGAACCTAAATCTGAAATGAACCGTGTGTTAGAATTTACAACACCATTAATCCCTGAAAATAAACCACGTTACTTAATGGGAGTAGGGACAGCAGACTCATTGATCGATGGTGTTATTCGCGGAGTTGATATGTTTGACTGTGTTCTACCAACTAGAATTGCGAGAAATGGTACTTGTATGACAAGTCAAGGCCGCTTAGTTGTTAAAAATGCTCAGTATGCCAAAGACTTTAGACCAATTGATGAAAAATGTGATTGCTACACATGTCGTCATTATTCTCGTGCGTACATCCGTCATTTAATTAAATGCGATGAAACATTTGGTATTCGTTTAACTTCTTATCATAATTTGTATTTCTTACTAAATGTGATGAAACAAGTCCGACAAGCAATCATGGATGATAATTTATTAGAATTTAGACAAACCTTTTTTGAAGAGTATGGATTTAATGAAGAAAATCCGAAAAATTTCTAA
- a CDS encoding NlpC/P60 family protein — MKKKILSTLLMSSLMLSATALPLVANADSVDRKIASQDKKISELQSKEAAASTQLASIQSSISSIKEEATALQTKQGELNKEIGTLNTEVKDLEKRIEKRDASIKEQARSVQVDSGSSNVVDLVLNADSVSDAVTKVMAASKLVGANNDMMQQQKEDKDAVETKKVETEEKASELQATAVELEQKKGELVDQELAQQATVSGISAEKETEQGKKEGFLKEQAEAEAQREAQKKAAEAAEKQAKEQQAVAAQQEAAKETKPATTNVEQPTENTTTNNETPAPVEETPAPTPTTPTPAEPTPAPEKPAPTPAPTPAPSSGGVVAEAYKHIGKPYVWGAKGPDSFDCSGFTSYVYRVAAGREIGGWTVPQESAGARISLSELQPGDLVFWGAAGSTHHVGIYVGGGQYIHAPQPGESVTVQSISAWSPDFGVRM; from the coding sequence TTGAAAAAGAAGATTTTATCTACATTGTTAATGAGCAGCCTTATGTTATCAGCTACAGCCCTTCCTTTAGTAGCGAATGCTGATTCAGTTGATCGAAAGATTGCATCTCAAGACAAAAAAATTAGTGAATTACAAAGTAAAGAGGCAGCTGCTTCAACACAGTTAGCTTCAATCCAAAGCAGTATTTCTTCTATTAAAGAAGAAGCAACAGCTTTACAAACAAAACAAGGTGAATTAAACAAAGAAATCGGTACTTTAAATACTGAAGTAAAAGATTTAGAAAAACGTATTGAAAAACGTGATGCTTCTATTAAAGAACAAGCTCGTTCAGTACAAGTTGATTCAGGTAGCTCAAACGTTGTTGATTTAGTTTTAAACGCTGATTCAGTATCAGACGCTGTAACTAAAGTAATGGCAGCTTCTAAATTAGTAGGTGCTAACAACGACATGATGCAACAACAAAAAGAAGACAAAGATGCTGTTGAAACTAAAAAAGTTGAAACAGAAGAAAAAGCTTCAGAATTACAAGCAACAGCTGTTGAATTAGAACAGAAAAAAGGCGAACTTGTTGATCAAGAATTAGCACAACAAGCAACTGTAAGTGGAATTTCTGCTGAAAAAGAAACTGAACAAGGTAAAAAAGAAGGATTCTTAAAAGAGCAAGCAGAAGCTGAAGCTCAAAGAGAAGCTCAGAAAAAAGCTGCAGAGGCTGCTGAAAAACAAGCAAAAGAACAACAAGCTGTAGCTGCTCAACAAGAAGCTGCTAAGGAAACTAAACCAGCAACTACTAATGTTGAACAACCAACTGAAAATACAACTACTAATAATGAAACACCAGCTCCAGTTGAAGAAACACCGGCTCCAACGCCAACAACTCCAACTCCAGCTGAACCAACACCAGCTCCAGAAAAACCAGCTCCAACACCTGCACCAACTCCAGCTCCAAGTAGCGGTGGTGTAGTAGCAGAAGCTTACAAACATATTGGTAAACCATATGTTTGGGGAGCAAAAGGACCAGATTCATTTGACTGTTCAGGATTCACTTCTTATGTGTATCGTGTAGCAGCAGGTAGAGAAATTGGTGGATGGACAGTACCACAAGAAAGTGCTGGCGCTCGTATTTCTCTAAGTGAATTACAACCAGGAGATTTAGTATTCTGGGGAGCAGCAGGATCAACTCACCACGTAGGTATCTATGTTGGTGGCGGACAATACATCCATGCTCCACAACCAGGTGAAAGTGTAACAGTTCAAAGTATTTCAGCATGGTCACCAGACTTTGGTGTACGTATGTAA
- the mreD gene encoding rod shape-determining protein MreD has translation MMQKRKYFPYTLPVIFFLVMLVDGHISSSILGLFSVPMDFTSNLLLMFLMFATFQMGKPYLVIWSGLIGLLYDSYFYNVIGINLVLLPIIVLLMYGLFEHVIPSTFTIILSFIVFVTLLSVGRVFLLVLFKLTETTILDFFARTLAPTLLLNILLIAILVVPLKKMFNVKK, from the coding sequence ATGATGCAAAAAAGAAAATACTTTCCATATACGTTGCCGGTTATTTTCTTTTTAGTTATGCTTGTTGATGGACATATAAGTAGTTCTATATTAGGATTATTTTCTGTGCCAATGGATTTTACCAGCAACTTATTATTAATGTTTTTAATGTTTGCTACTTTTCAAATGGGCAAACCGTACTTAGTTATTTGGTCTGGCCTGATTGGATTGCTGTACGATTCTTATTTCTACAATGTTATAGGAATCAACTTAGTTTTATTACCAATTATTGTTTTGTTGATGTATGGATTATTTGAACATGTCATTCCATCAACTTTTACGATCATTTTGAGCTTTATCGTCTTTGTTACATTACTTTCAGTAGGTAGAGTTTTTCTACTAGTCTTGTTTAAATTAACAGAGACAACTATTTTAGATTTTTTTGCAAGAACACTTGCACCAACACTTTTACTCAATATTCTATTGATAGCTATACTAGTTGTGCCTTTAAAAAAGATGTTTAATGTAAAAAAATAA
- the mreC gene encoding rod shape-determining protein MreC — translation MKKFNSSRNIIIALTIVIIVVLLISFSAMQRDNKKESLPGQSEVNGVVATVDKVVKAPFRGIENAVKSVNNLFNTYSENDDLKKKIDYVASLEAEVKNLKAENEKLKTQLELSETLSGYEKINATVINRSPDSWQDVLIIDKGKKDGIDVNMAVMGDKGLIGRVIIAENHSAKVELLTTVNQNTNHFPVMIQSEKDKSVYGLMEAYNNKTHTLVVSQLTSSEAIKEGTPVTTSGLGNNSPKGLLVGEVKEVKKSKTGLHDEILVTPIADMYDANVVTVVKRLAGTNE, via the coding sequence GTGAAAAAATTTAATTCAAGTAGAAATATTATTATCGCATTAACTATTGTGATAATTGTTGTCTTATTAATAAGTTTCAGTGCAATGCAAAGAGACAATAAAAAAGAAAGTTTGCCAGGACAATCAGAAGTAAATGGTGTTGTTGCAACTGTTGATAAGGTAGTTAAAGCTCCTTTTAGAGGCATTGAAAATGCAGTTAAATCAGTTAATAATTTATTTAATACCTATTCTGAAAATGATGACTTAAAGAAAAAAATCGATTACGTTGCTTCACTTGAAGCAGAAGTAAAAAATTTAAAAGCAGAGAATGAAAAATTAAAAACACAACTAGAATTAAGTGAAACGTTATCAGGTTATGAAAAGATTAATGCAACAGTAATTAATCGTTCGCCAGACAGTTGGCAAGATGTTTTAATAATTGATAAAGGTAAAAAAGATGGTATTGATGTTAATATGGCAGTTATGGGAGATAAAGGCTTGATAGGTCGAGTTATTATTGCTGAAAACCATAGTGCAAAAGTGGAGCTACTAACAACTGTTAATCAAAATACCAATCATTTTCCTGTTATGATTCAAAGTGAAAAAGATAAGAGTGTCTATGGTTTAATGGAAGCTTACAATAATAAAACTCATACATTGGTTGTATCTCAATTAACTTCTTCTGAAGCTATTAAAGAAGGAACTCCCGTGACAACGTCAGGTTTAGGCAATAACTCCCCTAAAGGGTTATTAGTAGGAGAAGTTAAGGAAGTTAAGAAGAGTAAAACAGGTTTACATGATGAAATTTTAGTGACACCAATAGCTGACATGTATGACGCTAATGTTGTTACAGTTGTTAAACGATTGGCAGGTACAAATGAATGA
- a CDS encoding VanZ family protein, with translation MQKQFKNGNAYLVIAFVMMAILFYSSSQTYEQQSQLQLLEKILKNEPFKESLSNISFNYGGSEVSIKASGYHKFIEFFIRKGAHFITYFILGGSFFLGINPRIKHLGLAFLFSWLGATGYAALDEFHQMLTGGRTPSFQDVMLDSVGAMTACLIISVLFLLKNKSKIGKRRK, from the coding sequence ATGCAGAAGCAATTTAAAAATGGCAATGCTTATTTAGTTATTGCATTTGTAATGATGGCTATACTTTTTTATAGTTCATCTCAAACCTATGAACAACAAAGTCAATTACAGTTACTTGAAAAAATATTAAAAAATGAACCTTTTAAAGAATCATTATCTAATATCTCTTTTAATTATGGTGGGTCTGAAGTAAGCATTAAAGCAAGTGGCTACCATAAGTTCATTGAATTTTTTATTCGAAAAGGAGCCCACTTTATAACGTACTTTATTTTAGGAGGAAGTTTCTTTCTAGGTATTAATCCTCGTATTAAACACTTAGGTTTAGCCTTTTTATTTTCATGGCTAGGTGCTACAGGGTACGCGGCACTTGATGAGTTTCATCAAATGCTAACAGGTGGCAGAACTCCAAGTTTTCAGGATGTTATGTTAGATAGCGTTGGAGCAATGACAGCTTGTCTGATTATCTCAGTTCTTTTCTTATTGAAAAACAAGAGTAAAATAGGTAAACGTCGGAAATAA
- the yajC gene encoding preprotein translocase subunit YajC, with translation MNGLGTMIFPLVIIGGMMFFMTRSQKKQQNQRQELLNNMKAGDEIVTIGGLYGVVHEVNTDKGTVVIDCEGIYLEFERNAIKTVKEGTTATPARVQETEVVEEVETTIVEEEKENQ, from the coding sequence ATGAACGGTTTAGGAACAATGATTTTTCCGTTAGTTATTATCGGTGGGATGATGTTTTTCATGACTCGCTCACAAAAGAAACAACAAAATCAACGTCAAGAATTGCTTAATAATATGAAAGCTGGCGACGAGATTGTTACAATTGGTGGTTTATACGGTGTAGTTCATGAAGTAAATACTGATAAAGGTACAGTTGTTATTGACTGTGAAGGTATCTACTTAGAATTTGAACGTAACGCTATTAAAACAGTCAAAGAAGGTACAACAGCAACTCCAGCTCGAGTTCAAGAAACTGAAGTGGTTGAAGAAGTTGAAACAACAATAGTTGAAGAAGAAAAAGAAAATCAATAA